One segment of Drosophila ananassae strain 14024-0371.13 chromosome 3R, ASM1763931v2, whole genome shotgun sequence DNA contains the following:
- the LOC6497418 gene encoding apoptosis-resistant E3 ubiquitin protein ligase 1 isoform X2 yields the protein MGQLQCTPEDAALRPDLILIRSYVTYRGFQSDEITNYDIEMIISNIRVGGVLKSTKGKTLPLVEMKLCFGETIGISSLSSCGDPERLPELPPLDEQRLQRAALHLQQKLILREWLREHRLQHHYQRLLAVEVASLEDVYWLEDSRASKILGKDWQLWSSARQNLPTSKAQLDALKAQLWSTVVKSSQHQDAWTWGGMLVVSVSVAGLVTLAAMTQPALAPEARHSLLQYVTGKYLLPANCKVQWDWKDPACVGGTMCFVVRFFQRNGQPYPICDTDQFFVEVTEGTRKVVTISELGSSTDPNNANIAKVKFTVRTAGQYKISVLIGVSHIAGSPFLRSFLPGAIDARRSRFIRPASTVICCAGSPTLMHIEPRDEFGNSCLFDQNQSDEALQGYQVAVYDLHGVAVEKLQHAITFAYDKVNSRVSVTALFPEPTCLRAVISYREQQLPNGDFDIIVLSSSDTTLVHKNIASRKHNICYEAKLLSIFGVAKSKPRKVLCYVGPKQVTIKEMILKFIPKRIATFRLCPSTKFHFLPQLVSQLHGPVFIIDDGAQPKIELASKDRNIIAATFTHFLLKNIGGSETFKDKQDFFYHEVRKFHASYYHEKMALKVQRDKILESSMKSTKGFSVSDWCGNFEVTFQGEQGIDWGGLRREWFELVCSSLFDARGGLFCTFHDKHQALVHPNPTRPAHLKLKHFEFAGKMVGKCLFESALGGSYRQLVRARFSRSFLAQLIGLRVHYKYFEQDDPDLYLSKIKYILDTDLDATDTLELYFVEELYDASSGQLSKTIELIPNGARTRVTNASKNQYLDALAQQRLCNSVKDEVDSFLKGLNSIIPDNLLSIFDENELELLMCGTGEYSISDFKSHHIANGNSAEFRRVLAWFWAGVSNFSQTEMARLLQFTTGCSQLPPGGFQELNPQFQITAAPTFGNLPTAHTCFNQLCLPDYESYEQFEKSLLLAISEGSEGFGMV from the exons ATGGGTCAGCTGCAATGCACGCCCGAAGATGCCGCCCTGAGACCGGACCTGATCCTGATCCGCAGCTATGTCACCTATCGGGGCTTCCAATCCGATGAAATCACCAATTATGATATCGAAATGATCATTTCCAATATCAGAGTTGGGGGTGTCCTGAAGTCCACGAAGGGGAAGACACTTCCTTTGGTGGAGATGAAGTTGTGTTTTGGTGAGACAATAG GCATCTCGTCCCTGTCGAGCTGCGGCGATCCTGAGCGCCTGCCGGAGTTGCCGCCATTGGACGAGCAGCGACTGCAGCGTGCTGCACTGCATCTGCAGCAGAAGCTGATCCTGCGCGAGTGGCTGCGCGAGCACCGGCTGCAGCATCACTACCAACGACTCCTGGCCGTGGAGGTGGCCTCCCTGGAGGACGTCTACTGGCTGGAGGACTCGCGGGCCAGCAAGATCCTTGGGAAGGACTGGCAGCTGTGGTCCAGTGCCCGGCAGAATCTGCCCACGTCCAAGGCCCAGTTGGACGCCTTGAAGGCGCAGCTCTGGTCGACGGTGGTGAAGAGCAGCCAGCACCAGGACGCCTGGACATGGGGTGGCATGCTGGTGGTCTCCGTCTCCGTAGCAGGCCTGGTCACCTTGGCTGCCATGACGCAGCCAGCTCTAGCCCCAGAAGCGCGGCACTCCCTACTACAGTATGTGACCGGGAAGTATCTGCTGCCCGCCAACTGCAAGGTCCAGTGGGACTGGAAGGATCCGGCCTGTGTCGGCGGCACCATGTGCTTCGTGGTCCGCTTCTTCCAGCGCAACGGCCAGCCCTACCCCATCTGTGATACGGATCAGTTCTTCGTGGAGGTCACCGAGGGCACCCGCAAAGTGGTGACCATCAGCGAGCTGGGCTCCTCCACCGATCCCAACAACGCCAACATTGCCAAGGTGAAGTTCACTGTCCGCACGGCCGGTCAGTACAAGATCTCGGTACTGATCGGAGTCAGTCACATCGCCGGCTCTCCCTTCCTGCGATCCTTCCTGCCCGGCGCCATCGATGCCCGGCGATCGCGATTCATTCGTCCGGCCAGCACGGTCATCTGCTGTGCCGGATCCCCGACCCTGATGCACATCGAGCCGCGGGACGAGTTCGGTAACTCCTGTCTCTTCGATCAGAACCAATCAGACGAGGCTCTTCAG GGCTACCAAGTAGCCGTCTATGACCTCCATGGAGTGGCGGTGGAGAAGCTGCAGCATGCCATTACCTTTGCCTACGACAAGGTCAACTCCCGGGTGTCGGTCACCGCCTTGTTTCCGGAACCGACGTGCCTCCGGGCGGTGATTAGTTACCGGGAACAGCAGCTGCCAAACGGAGACTTCGACATCATTGTACTAAGTA GCAGCGACACCACCTTGGTGCACAAGAACATCGCCTCGAGGAAGCACAACATCTGCTACGAGGCCAAGCTGCTGAGCATCTTCGGAGTGGCCAAGAGCAAGCCGAGGAAGGTGCTCTGCTATGTGGGACCCAAGCAG GTGACCATTAAGGAGATGATActcaaattcattccaaaGAGGATCGCCACCTTCCGGTTGTGTCCTTCGACCAAGTTTCACTTTCTGCCGCAGCTGGTCTCCCAGTTACATGGTCCAGTTTTCATCATCGACGATGGAGCACAGCCCAAGATCGAGTTGGCATCGAAGGATCGGAATATTATTGCGGCCACTTTCACACATTTTCTGCTGAAGAACATCGGCGGCTCGGAGACGTTCAAGGATAAGCAGGACTTTTTCTATCACGAGGTGCGGAAGTTCCATGCCAGTTATTACCACGAGAAGATGGCCTTGAAGGTGCAGCGGGATAAAATACTGGAGAGCAGCATGAAATCCACCAAGGGGTTCTCGGTGTCTGACTGGTGTGGCAACTTCGAGGTGACTTTCCAGGGCGAGCAGGGCATTGACTGGGGCGGCCTGCGCCGGGAGTGGTTCGAACTGGTGTGCAGTTCCTTGTTCGACGCCCGCGGGGGTCTCTTCTGCACCTTCCACGACAAGCACCAGGCTCTGGTCCATCCGAATCCAACGCGGCCGGCTCATCTCAAGCTAAAGCACTTTGAATTCGCCGGCAAGATGGTGGGCAAGTGCCTCTTCGAGAGTGCTCTGGGAGGAAGCTACCGCCAGCTGGTGAGGGCTCGATTCAGTCGCTCTTTTCTGGCTCAGTTAATCGGGTTGAGGGTACACTATAAG TACTTTGAACAAGACGACCCGGACTTGTATCTGTCAAAGATCAAGTACATCCTGGACACGGATCTGGACGCCACGGACACCCTGGAGCTGTACTTCGTGGAGGAGTTGTACGATGCCAGCAGCGGGCAGCTGAGCAAGACCATTGAACTGATCCCCAATGGGGCCAGGACTCGGGTGACCAATGCCAGCAAGAATCAGTATCTGGATGCTTTGGCCCAACAGCGACTCTGCAATAGTGTCAAGGACGAGGTGGACAGTTTCCTCAAGGGTCTCAACTCTATTATACCTGATAATCTACTTAGCATTTTCGATGAGAACGAACTGGAG CTGCTCATGTGCGGCACTGGGGAGTATTCCATCAGTGACTTTAAGTCGCACCACATTGCCAACGGCAATTCGGCCGAATTCCGACGGGTTCTGGCCTGGTTCTGGGCCGGAGTGAGCAACTTTAGCCAGACGGAGATGGCCCGACTGCTGCAATTCACCACGGGCTGCTCTCAATTGCCGCCCGGTGGCTTTCAGGAGCTGAACCCGCAGTTTCAGATCACGGCGGCGCCCACATTTGGCAACCTGCCCACGGCGCACACATG CTTCAATCAGCTGTGCCTGCCGGACTACGAGAGCTACGAGCAGTTCGAGAAGTCGCTGCTGCTGGCCATCAGCGAGGGCAGCGAGGGATTCGGCATGGTCTAG
- the LOC6497418 gene encoding apoptosis-resistant E3 ubiquitin protein ligase 1 isoform X1, whose translation MGQLQCTPEDAALRPDLILIRSYVTYRGFQSDEITNYDIEMIISNIRVGGVLKSTKGKTLPLVEMKLCFGETIGISSLSSCGDPERLPELPPLDEQRLQRAALHLQQKLILREWLREHRLQHHYQRLLAVEVASLEDVYWLEDSRASKILGKDWQLWSSARQNLPTSKAQLDALKAQLWSTVVKSSQHQDAWTWGGMLVVSVSVAGLVTLAAMTQPALAPEARHSLLQYVTGKYLLPANCKVQWDWKDPACVGGTMCFVVRFFQRNGQPYPICDTDQFFVEVTEGTRKVVTISELGSSTDPNNANIAKVKFTVRTAGQYKISVLIGVSHIAGSPFLRSFLPGAIDARRSRFIRPASTVICCAGSPTLMHIEPRDEFGNSCLFDQNQSDEALQGYQVAVYDLHGVAVEKLQHAITFAYDKVNSRVSVTALFPEPTCLRAVISYREQQLPNGDFDIIVLSSSDTTLVHKNIASRKHNICYEAKLLSIFGVAKSKPRKVLCYVGPKQNSLIFQVTIKEMILKFIPKRIATFRLCPSTKFHFLPQLVSQLHGPVFIIDDGAQPKIELASKDRNIIAATFTHFLLKNIGGSETFKDKQDFFYHEVRKFHASYYHEKMALKVQRDKILESSMKSTKGFSVSDWCGNFEVTFQGEQGIDWGGLRREWFELVCSSLFDARGGLFCTFHDKHQALVHPNPTRPAHLKLKHFEFAGKMVGKCLFESALGGSYRQLVRARFSRSFLAQLIGLRVHYKYFEQDDPDLYLSKIKYILDTDLDATDTLELYFVEELYDASSGQLSKTIELIPNGARTRVTNASKNQYLDALAQQRLCNSVKDEVDSFLKGLNSIIPDNLLSIFDENELELLMCGTGEYSISDFKSHHIANGNSAEFRRVLAWFWAGVSNFSQTEMARLLQFTTGCSQLPPGGFQELNPQFQITAAPTFGNLPTAHTCFNQLCLPDYESYEQFEKSLLLAISEGSEGFGMV comes from the exons ATGGGTCAGCTGCAATGCACGCCCGAAGATGCCGCCCTGAGACCGGACCTGATCCTGATCCGCAGCTATGTCACCTATCGGGGCTTCCAATCCGATGAAATCACCAATTATGATATCGAAATGATCATTTCCAATATCAGAGTTGGGGGTGTCCTGAAGTCCACGAAGGGGAAGACACTTCCTTTGGTGGAGATGAAGTTGTGTTTTGGTGAGACAATAG GCATCTCGTCCCTGTCGAGCTGCGGCGATCCTGAGCGCCTGCCGGAGTTGCCGCCATTGGACGAGCAGCGACTGCAGCGTGCTGCACTGCATCTGCAGCAGAAGCTGATCCTGCGCGAGTGGCTGCGCGAGCACCGGCTGCAGCATCACTACCAACGACTCCTGGCCGTGGAGGTGGCCTCCCTGGAGGACGTCTACTGGCTGGAGGACTCGCGGGCCAGCAAGATCCTTGGGAAGGACTGGCAGCTGTGGTCCAGTGCCCGGCAGAATCTGCCCACGTCCAAGGCCCAGTTGGACGCCTTGAAGGCGCAGCTCTGGTCGACGGTGGTGAAGAGCAGCCAGCACCAGGACGCCTGGACATGGGGTGGCATGCTGGTGGTCTCCGTCTCCGTAGCAGGCCTGGTCACCTTGGCTGCCATGACGCAGCCAGCTCTAGCCCCAGAAGCGCGGCACTCCCTACTACAGTATGTGACCGGGAAGTATCTGCTGCCCGCCAACTGCAAGGTCCAGTGGGACTGGAAGGATCCGGCCTGTGTCGGCGGCACCATGTGCTTCGTGGTCCGCTTCTTCCAGCGCAACGGCCAGCCCTACCCCATCTGTGATACGGATCAGTTCTTCGTGGAGGTCACCGAGGGCACCCGCAAAGTGGTGACCATCAGCGAGCTGGGCTCCTCCACCGATCCCAACAACGCCAACATTGCCAAGGTGAAGTTCACTGTCCGCACGGCCGGTCAGTACAAGATCTCGGTACTGATCGGAGTCAGTCACATCGCCGGCTCTCCCTTCCTGCGATCCTTCCTGCCCGGCGCCATCGATGCCCGGCGATCGCGATTCATTCGTCCGGCCAGCACGGTCATCTGCTGTGCCGGATCCCCGACCCTGATGCACATCGAGCCGCGGGACGAGTTCGGTAACTCCTGTCTCTTCGATCAGAACCAATCAGACGAGGCTCTTCAG GGCTACCAAGTAGCCGTCTATGACCTCCATGGAGTGGCGGTGGAGAAGCTGCAGCATGCCATTACCTTTGCCTACGACAAGGTCAACTCCCGGGTGTCGGTCACCGCCTTGTTTCCGGAACCGACGTGCCTCCGGGCGGTGATTAGTTACCGGGAACAGCAGCTGCCAAACGGAGACTTCGACATCATTGTACTAAGTA GCAGCGACACCACCTTGGTGCACAAGAACATCGCCTCGAGGAAGCACAACATCTGCTACGAGGCCAAGCTGCTGAGCATCTTCGGAGTGGCCAAGAGCAAGCCGAGGAAGGTGCTCTGCTATGTGGGACCCAAGCAG AACTCTCTGATCTTCCAGGTGACCATTAAGGAGATGATActcaaattcattccaaaGAGGATCGCCACCTTCCGGTTGTGTCCTTCGACCAAGTTTCACTTTCTGCCGCAGCTGGTCTCCCAGTTACATGGTCCAGTTTTCATCATCGACGATGGAGCACAGCCCAAGATCGAGTTGGCATCGAAGGATCGGAATATTATTGCGGCCACTTTCACACATTTTCTGCTGAAGAACATCGGCGGCTCGGAGACGTTCAAGGATAAGCAGGACTTTTTCTATCACGAGGTGCGGAAGTTCCATGCCAGTTATTACCACGAGAAGATGGCCTTGAAGGTGCAGCGGGATAAAATACTGGAGAGCAGCATGAAATCCACCAAGGGGTTCTCGGTGTCTGACTGGTGTGGCAACTTCGAGGTGACTTTCCAGGGCGAGCAGGGCATTGACTGGGGCGGCCTGCGCCGGGAGTGGTTCGAACTGGTGTGCAGTTCCTTGTTCGACGCCCGCGGGGGTCTCTTCTGCACCTTCCACGACAAGCACCAGGCTCTGGTCCATCCGAATCCAACGCGGCCGGCTCATCTCAAGCTAAAGCACTTTGAATTCGCCGGCAAGATGGTGGGCAAGTGCCTCTTCGAGAGTGCTCTGGGAGGAAGCTACCGCCAGCTGGTGAGGGCTCGATTCAGTCGCTCTTTTCTGGCTCAGTTAATCGGGTTGAGGGTACACTATAAG TACTTTGAACAAGACGACCCGGACTTGTATCTGTCAAAGATCAAGTACATCCTGGACACGGATCTGGACGCCACGGACACCCTGGAGCTGTACTTCGTGGAGGAGTTGTACGATGCCAGCAGCGGGCAGCTGAGCAAGACCATTGAACTGATCCCCAATGGGGCCAGGACTCGGGTGACCAATGCCAGCAAGAATCAGTATCTGGATGCTTTGGCCCAACAGCGACTCTGCAATAGTGTCAAGGACGAGGTGGACAGTTTCCTCAAGGGTCTCAACTCTATTATACCTGATAATCTACTTAGCATTTTCGATGAGAACGAACTGGAG CTGCTCATGTGCGGCACTGGGGAGTATTCCATCAGTGACTTTAAGTCGCACCACATTGCCAACGGCAATTCGGCCGAATTCCGACGGGTTCTGGCCTGGTTCTGGGCCGGAGTGAGCAACTTTAGCCAGACGGAGATGGCCCGACTGCTGCAATTCACCACGGGCTGCTCTCAATTGCCGCCCGGTGGCTTTCAGGAGCTGAACCCGCAGTTTCAGATCACGGCGGCGCCCACATTTGGCAACCTGCCCACGGCGCACACATG CTTCAATCAGCTGTGCCTGCCGGACTACGAGAGCTACGAGCAGTTCGAGAAGTCGCTGCTGCTGGCCATCAGCGAGGGCAGCGAGGGATTCGGCATGGTCTAG